The Flavobacterium faecale genomic sequence ATGATATTGCTCATACATACGGTGGCTCGGGCGCTCAGAGTGCATCGTGAGTCCATGCAATTGACGGGACAAACCCACTGCAAAATCACATATATCAATCATCTCTTGTACTTCGCCATAACCTTCTTGCAAAGATTTACCCATTTCATAGGATACTAATTTACCAAGTGCTTCTTTGTTCTTCCTTAATTTATCACCAAACAAACGCACCATTTCTCCACGTTTTGGGGCAGGGACGGTTTTGAATGTCTCAAAAGCTGTTGTTGCTGTGAGCATTACTTGTTCGTAATCAGCTGCAGATGTGCTGTACACTTTTGCAATCAATTGTCCATTTACAGGGGAGTAACTGTCAAATAGTTCGCCTGTAGAAAAACGTTCAATTCCTGTTGAGGTTCCTAGATTTACTGGTTTTATCCCCAATTGAAAAAGTACTTGTTGTATATCGAAGGTATTTTTGTCTGATGCCATAATCGAATTTTTAATTTAAAATGTTCGTGTTTTGCTAAGGTACTAAAAAGGATTTGGTTCGAAAAACAAGAAGTCAAGCCTAATGGAATTCACATTTATAGTTCTTATGTCATTAATTACTGGAAATGCAACAAATTGCCAAACATTTATATTAAGCTATTGAATTATTTCTCGATTTCAGTAATTATTGTAAGTTGCTGATTATTTAGTTTCTCGAATTAAATAAATATAAACCGGAAAGTGGTCACTATAACCTACTTCGGTAGCAGAGTGTCTTTTAGGATAGCCTTTGTACGGACCAGAGTTTTGTATCAAAAAAGGTTTGTTGTAAATACCTGCTTTCCAAAACTGAAATTGTTTGAATTTGTCTTGAATTAAAGATTGAGTCACCATAATTTGGTCAAATATATCCCAAGAATCCCTGAAAGCTATCGTGCCAAAGCCTTTGTTGGACATGGACTCAAAGGGGTTAAAGATGCCAAGTGGAGGTACATCTGCTTTGACGGCCTTTGTATTTAGTATTTTTTTTAGACTGCTGTTGAAAGGGCCATCGTTCAAATCGCCCAACGTAATCACCTTGGCATTTGGGTTGATGTTTTGTAACGAATCTATTATTTTTCGGTTCAAAGCTGCTGCAGCCTCGCGCAAGGGACTTGATTTTTTTTCTCCGCCTGATCGTGATGGCCAGTGGTTTACAATTATATGAACTTCTTCATTTTCAAGAAAACCGGTGACCAATAGTTGATCACGAGTAAAAATGCGGTGGTTGTCCTGACTGGCTTCGGGTGCATCTTCATCTTCTTGTTTACTTATTTCTTTTGCTGCTGTCACCTTCTCTTTGCTGTACAGAATTAGCGGAATGTTGGTGTAGGACGTTGGTTTGAAATATTTTTTTTGGTACAATAGCGCCACATCAATCCCTCGTTTATCTGGTGAATCGTAGTGAATGATGCCGTATTCTTTTCCGCTGATGAATGGTTGTTGAATCAAATCTTCTAATACTGCTCGATTTTCAATTTCAGAACAAGCAATCAATGTTGGTGAGTTGGTATTTTCGGTTGTGCCAATCTCAGCCAAAACCTGCGATAGATTGTGTAATTTTTTAAAGTATTTTTTTGAATCCCAATGTTGGAAGCCTTTTGGTGTCCATTCATCATCATTGGTTACTGGATTGTTAATGGTGTCAAATAAGTTTTCGAAATTGTAAAAGGCAACTGTATGTATGGCGTATTTTTTGGGTTGTGCGGTACAAATCGTTAGTCCACAACTTATAAGTAGTAGTAAGGTTTTCATTGCAAGGGGATTAGTGTAGTAAAAATACAAATTCAGTTAAGAAAACAATTGATATTTTCAAAAAAACGTATCTTTGTTTGTGTACTGTTTCTAAGACGTAACGGTACTTTATCTTTATTTTCTATGATGATTATTTTTTCTTTTTCGAAAGCAATAGTGCAAAGGTGCAGCTTTGTACTTTTATTTTTTATACTCTTTATTTTTAATGGCCAATCTCAAACTACTATGATTACACCTGCTTATTTACAAAAAGGCGATACGATTGCAATTGTATCCACTGCCCGAAAAAACACTGTTGACAACTTAAAGCCTACTATAAACTTGTTGCACAGTTGGGGACTTGAGGTAGTGATTGGTAAAACAATTGGTTTGGAACAAAACCAGTTGGCAGGTAGTGATGAAGAACGTGCAGCAGATTTTCAAGTACAAATGGACAACCCAAATATAAAAGCTATTTGGTGTGTTCGTGGCGGATATGGTACCGTACGTATGGTTGATTTGTTGGACTTTTCGACCTTTAAACAAAACCCAAAATGGATTATCGGGTTTAGTGATGTAACTGTTTTACACAATCATTTGAACACCATGGGTTACAAATCTATTCATGGGATTATGCCTATAAGCGTGCCTAGAGCGACTCAACAAGCAATTGAGAGTTTGCATACTGCATTATTCGGTCAAAAATTGTCTTACGAAATTGCTTCAGACCCTATGAATAGAATGGGATCAGCATCGGGAGAATTAGTAGGAGGGAACCTTTCTATATTGTATAGCTTATTTGGCTCCCCATCGGCGATTAATTGTAGAGATAAAATTTTATTTATCGAAGATTTAGACGAATACCTTTACCACGTAGACCGTATGATGATGAACCTTAAACGAAACGGTTGTTTAGAAAGTATTAAAGGAATCGTTGTTGGGGCCATGAGTAGTATGAAGGATAATGATATTCCTTGGGGTAAAAATGCTTTGGAGATCATTCAAGATGTTACTAAGAAATATGATATTCCGGTGATTTATAATTTCCCTGCGGGTCACATCCATGACAATCGCACCTTAATTATGGGAAATACGGTTACAATTGAGGTCACTGCTTCAAAATCAACTTTGGTTTTCGAATAGATAACAAAAAAATCGTACTTAGGTTTTTTACTTAGTTTTTTTTATAAATCTAAAATTAATGTAACGATGGCGGCACATAATGAACTAGGTCGATTAGGAGAAGAAATGGCTGCAGATTTCTTAAAAGAGAACGGATATGTCATTTTGGACACCAATTGGCGTTTTCAAAAAGCCGAAATTGACATTGTTTGTACCCAAAATAACCTCCTAGTTGTAGTAGAAGTTAAAACCAGAACTTCAGTCGAAATTGGTTTACCAATTGATGCAGTTAACAACAAGAAAATTAGACTACTTACACGGGCTATCGACGAATACGTATGCGCTAAAAATCTCGATGTTGAGGTGCGTTTTGATGTGATTTCAATTCATAAAGAAGGTAATTCCTTTGTGATAGAACACATTACGGACGCTTTTTATCATTTTTAATTGAAAATTTATCGTGTTATATTTGTAACAAATTGTTTTTTATTTATCTTTGCATAAGTTTTTAACACAAAGGGTAAAAAACAAACGCTAAAATCTAAGTATAAATACTTATATCAATTATGAAAACTGTATCGTCAATCGTAGAGAATTACATCAAGACAAAGCCTTTTTTATTGAACGCTTTATCTCTAGGGATTATTAACTTGACTTCATTGTCTAGAAATATCATGTCTGAGTTAGAAAGTGAATTTGGTAAAGAAGTAAAACAAGGGGCAGTTGTTATGTCACTTAAACGATTAACAGAAGAGTTAGACTTCCGAC encodes the following:
- a CDS encoding endonuclease, which codes for MKTLLLLISCGLTICTAQPKKYAIHTVAFYNFENLFDTINNPVTNDDEWTPKGFQHWDSKKYFKKLHNLSQVLAEIGTTENTNSPTLIACSEIENRAVLEDLIQQPFISGKEYGIIHYDSPDKRGIDVALLYQKKYFKPTSYTNIPLILYSKEKVTAAKEISKQEDEDAPEASQDNHRIFTRDQLLVTGFLENEEVHIIVNHWPSRSGGEKKSSPLREAAAALNRKIIDSLQNINPNAKVITLGDLNDGPFNSSLKKILNTKAVKADVPPLGIFNPFESMSNKGFGTIAFRDSWDIFDQIMVTQSLIQDKFKQFQFWKAGIYNKPFLIQNSGPYKGYPKRHSATEVGYSDHFPVYIYLIRETK
- a CDS encoding S66 peptidase family protein, whose product is MITPAYLQKGDTIAIVSTARKNTVDNLKPTINLLHSWGLEVVIGKTIGLEQNQLAGSDEERAADFQVQMDNPNIKAIWCVRGGYGTVRMVDLLDFSTFKQNPKWIIGFSDVTVLHNHLNTMGYKSIHGIMPISVPRATQQAIESLHTALFGQKLSYEIASDPMNRMGSASGELVGGNLSILYSLFGSPSAINCRDKILFIEDLDEYLYHVDRMMMNLKRNGCLESIKGIVVGAMSSMKDNDIPWGKNALEIIQDVTKKYDIPVIYNFPAGHIHDNRTLIMGNTVTIEVTASKSTLVFE
- a CDS encoding YraN family protein, whose protein sequence is MAAHNELGRLGEEMAADFLKENGYVILDTNWRFQKAEIDIVCTQNNLLVVVEVKTRTSVEIGLPIDAVNNKKIRLLTRAIDEYVCAKNLDVEVRFDVISIHKEGNSFVIEHITDAFYHF